A single region of the Gilliamella apis genome encodes:
- a CDS encoding ornithine cyclodeaminase family protein — translation MLILTAQDIQQFYTMKDAVAADKQALKIYTKGNSEVPLRINFDMQKGQCLVMPAHIKENDVVGLKIVSVFPDNPKLGKPSVPAQVFMIDPQTGEVCAILDGTFVTQLRTGAVQGAATDLLAKKDAKRAVLIGTGGQAAAQLEAMLTVRQLTDVAIYGLDAKKGKQFTEEMKKRFGHFSANLYFSQNLDEDIRHADIITSVTTSKEVTFNGELVKPGTHINGVGAYTPEMHEIPSNIVAKADLRVLDTKDGVFAEAGDIIDPINQNLVTKQDFYELGDLVIDPQKCRQNDQQITLFKTVGTAVLDVYVGYDIYQKAKQKGIGTTI, via the coding sequence ATGTTAATTTTAACAGCTCAAGATATCCAACAATTTTATACCATGAAAGATGCTGTAGCAGCAGATAAACAAGCATTAAAAATTTATACTAAGGGTAATAGTGAAGTGCCTTTACGTATCAACTTTGATATGCAAAAAGGACAATGCCTAGTTATGCCAGCTCATATTAAAGAAAACGATGTTGTTGGTTTAAAGATTGTCTCGGTTTTTCCTGATAATCCTAAATTGGGCAAACCATCGGTTCCGGCGCAAGTGTTTATGATCGATCCTCAAACTGGCGAAGTTTGTGCGATATTAGATGGCACGTTTGTTACGCAATTGCGAACCGGTGCGGTACAAGGTGCTGCTACCGATTTATTAGCAAAAAAGGATGCTAAACGAGCAGTATTAATTGGTACTGGAGGGCAAGCAGCGGCACAATTAGAAGCTATGTTAACGGTACGGCAGTTAACAGATGTAGCTATTTATGGGCTTGATGCCAAAAAAGGCAAGCAATTTACCGAAGAGATGAAAAAACGATTTGGCCATTTTTCGGCTAACCTCTATTTTTCACAAAATTTGGATGAAGATATTCGCCATGCTGATATTATTACTTCAGTGACTACATCAAAAGAAGTGACTTTCAATGGTGAGCTAGTTAAACCCGGAACTCATATCAATGGTGTAGGTGCTTACACACCTGAGATGCACGAAATCCCAAGTAATATAGTGGCAAAAGCAGATCTTCGTGTACTTGATACTAAAGATGGTGTATTTGCTGAAGCTGGTGATATTATCGACCCAATTAATCAAAATTTAGTCACAAAACAAGATTTTTATGAATTGGGAGATTTAGTTATCGATCCGCAAAAATGTCGTCAAAACGATCAGCAAATCACGTTATTTAAAACTGTGGGAACGGCAGTTTTAGATGTCTATGTCGGTTATGATATTTATCAGAAAGCTAAACAAAAGGGTATTGGAACGACTATCTAA